A single region of the Populus nigra chromosome 2, ddPopNigr1.1, whole genome shotgun sequence genome encodes:
- the LOC133681777 gene encoding probable beta-1,3-galactosyltransferase 2 isoform X2 gives MSFKSRGDQQSSKNVISKKWALFFCLACFCAGVFFNNRMWTVPEPKGITRTTTMEAESLKLVSEGCGDEIKEVKRDSKDIIGEVYKTHNAIQTLDKTISNLEMELAAARAAQESILSGSPLSEDLKRTGSSGKRRYLMVVGINTAFSSRKRRDSVRATWFPQGEKRKKLEDEKGIIVRFVIGHSATSGGILDRAIEAEDRKHGDFLRLDHVEGYLELSAKTKIYFATAVASWDADFYVKVDDDVHVNIATLGETLVRHRKKPRVYIGCMKSGPVLNQKGVRYHEPEYWKFGEAGNKYFRHATGQLYAISKDLATYISINQHVLHKYANEDVSLGSWFIGLDVDHIDDRRLCCGTPPDCEWKAQAGNICVASFDWSCSGICRSADRIKEVHRRCGEGEKALWRATF, from the exons atgtcTTTCAAGAGCAGAGGAGACCAGCAGTCTTCTAAAAATGTTATATCAAAAAAATGGGCCCTGTTCTTTTGCTTAGCTTGCTTTTGTGCTGGAGTGTTCTTCAACAATag GATGTGGACAGTTCCCGAGCCTAAAGGCATCACTCGTACAACTACAATGGAAGCTGAAAGTCTAAAGTTAGTTTCAGAGGGTTGTGGTGATGAAATT AAAGAAGTGAAGCGTGACTCTAAGGATATTATTGGGGAAGTTTATAAAACTCATAATGCCATTCA GACATTAGACAAAACTATTTCAAATTTAGAGATGGAATTAGCTGCTGCAAGGGCAGCACAGGAGTCCATACTCAGTGGCTCTCCTTTGTCAGAGGACTTAAAGAGGACTGGGTCATCTGGGAAAAGAAGATATTTGATGGTTGTTGGAATTAATACTGCTTTTAGCAGCCGCAAAAGAAGAGATTCAGTTCGCGCCACATGGTTCCCACAAG gtgaaaaaaggaagaaactgGAAGACGAGAAGGGTATCATTGTTCGCTTTGTCATTGGTCATAG TGCCACATCAGGAGGCATTTTGGACAGAGCCATTGAAGCAGAGGACAGAAAGCATGGAGATTTCTTGAGACTG GACCATGTTGAAGGGTATCTTGAATTGTCAGCCAAGACAAAGATATATTTTGCAACTGCTGTTGCTTCGTGGGATGCAGATTTCTATGTCAAAGTTGATGATGAtgtccatgtaaatatag CAACACTTGGAGAAACTCTAGTCAGACACCGAAAGAAACCACGAGTATATATTGGATGCATGAAATCTGGTCCTGTCCTTAATCAAAA GGGTGTGAGGTACCATGAACCCGAGTACTGGAAATTCGGTGAGGCAGGGAATAAGTACTTCCGGCATGCTACTGGGCAGCTGTATGCCATTTCAAAAGATTTGGCTACGTATATATCAATAAACCA ACATGTTCTGCACAAGTATGCCAACGAGGATGTTTCGCTGGGGTCGTGGTTTATTGGACTTGATGTGGATCACATTGATGATCGGAGGCTATGTTGTGGCACTCCACCTG ATTGCGAGTGGAAGGCACAGGCTGGCAACATCTGCGTTGCGTCATTTGATTGGAGCTGCAGTGGGATTTGCAGATCTGCTGATAGGATTAAGGAGGTCCATCGGCGGTGTGGGGAAGGTGAGAAGGCTTTGTGGAGAGCAACATTCTAG
- the LOC133681777 gene encoding probable beta-1,3-galactosyltransferase 2 isoform X1, producing MSFKSRGDQQSSKNVISKKWALFFCLACFCAGVFFNNRMWTVPEPKGITRTTTMEAESLKLVSEGCGDEILHQKEVKRDSKDIIGEVYKTHNAIQTLDKTISNLEMELAAARAAQESILSGSPLSEDLKRTGSSGKRRYLMVVGINTAFSSRKRRDSVRATWFPQGEKRKKLEDEKGIIVRFVIGHSATSGGILDRAIEAEDRKHGDFLRLDHVEGYLELSAKTKIYFATAVASWDADFYVKVDDDVHVNIATLGETLVRHRKKPRVYIGCMKSGPVLNQKGVRYHEPEYWKFGEAGNKYFRHATGQLYAISKDLATYISINQHVLHKYANEDVSLGSWFIGLDVDHIDDRRLCCGTPPDCEWKAQAGNICVASFDWSCSGICRSADRIKEVHRRCGEGEKALWRATF from the exons atgtcTTTCAAGAGCAGAGGAGACCAGCAGTCTTCTAAAAATGTTATATCAAAAAAATGGGCCCTGTTCTTTTGCTTAGCTTGCTTTTGTGCTGGAGTGTTCTTCAACAATag GATGTGGACAGTTCCCGAGCCTAAAGGCATCACTCGTACAACTACAATGGAAGCTGAAAGTCTAAAGTTAGTTTCAGAGGGTTGTGGTGATGAAATT TTGCATCAGAAAGAAGTGAAGCGTGACTCTAAGGATATTATTGGGGAAGTTTATAAAACTCATAATGCCATTCA GACATTAGACAAAACTATTTCAAATTTAGAGATGGAATTAGCTGCTGCAAGGGCAGCACAGGAGTCCATACTCAGTGGCTCTCCTTTGTCAGAGGACTTAAAGAGGACTGGGTCATCTGGGAAAAGAAGATATTTGATGGTTGTTGGAATTAATACTGCTTTTAGCAGCCGCAAAAGAAGAGATTCAGTTCGCGCCACATGGTTCCCACAAG gtgaaaaaaggaagaaactgGAAGACGAGAAGGGTATCATTGTTCGCTTTGTCATTGGTCATAG TGCCACATCAGGAGGCATTTTGGACAGAGCCATTGAAGCAGAGGACAGAAAGCATGGAGATTTCTTGAGACTG GACCATGTTGAAGGGTATCTTGAATTGTCAGCCAAGACAAAGATATATTTTGCAACTGCTGTTGCTTCGTGGGATGCAGATTTCTATGTCAAAGTTGATGATGAtgtccatgtaaatatag CAACACTTGGAGAAACTCTAGTCAGACACCGAAAGAAACCACGAGTATATATTGGATGCATGAAATCTGGTCCTGTCCTTAATCAAAA GGGTGTGAGGTACCATGAACCCGAGTACTGGAAATTCGGTGAGGCAGGGAATAAGTACTTCCGGCATGCTACTGGGCAGCTGTATGCCATTTCAAAAGATTTGGCTACGTATATATCAATAAACCA ACATGTTCTGCACAAGTATGCCAACGAGGATGTTTCGCTGGGGTCGTGGTTTATTGGACTTGATGTGGATCACATTGATGATCGGAGGCTATGTTGTGGCACTCCACCTG ATTGCGAGTGGAAGGCACAGGCTGGCAACATCTGCGTTGCGTCATTTGATTGGAGCTGCAGTGGGATTTGCAGATCTGCTGATAGGATTAAGGAGGTCCATCGGCGGTGTGGGGAAGGTGAGAAGGCTTTGTGGAGAGCAACATTCTAG